The Cellulophaga sp. L1A9 genome window below encodes:
- a CDS encoding MBL fold metallo-hydrolase, translating into MQSLKFFALQILLFSSILTVKAQEAKVQIIPEKLTENIYMLTGQGGNIGIFIGPDNIIMIDDQFNHLSSQIKETIATLSKKPIATLFNTHMHGDHTGGNANFNTQEITLIAQDKARERVSENNLKKLKAQEIDSIYYNKMLPEITFSEDLTLYKGNETIMAFHVHHAHTDGDAMVYFVNNNVLHMGDTYFSTGYPFIDLKSGGSVSGYIDAQKRALLLIDDQTKIIPGHGKSSNKNELETYVIMLEDIKENVLKAIANGATLEEVETNTEISKKYDASYGGGFINPERLRATFYSSLK; encoded by the coding sequence ATGCAAAGTCTTAAATTTTTCGCACTCCAAATACTTTTATTTTCTTCGATTTTAACTGTTAAAGCTCAAGAAGCAAAAGTTCAAATAATACCCGAAAAATTAACCGAAAACATATACATGCTCACAGGACAAGGTGGCAATATTGGGATCTTTATTGGTCCTGACAACATAATTATGATCGACGATCAATTTAACCACTTGAGCAGCCAAATAAAAGAGACTATAGCAACATTAAGCAAGAAGCCAATTGCCACCTTGTTTAATACGCATATGCATGGCGATCATACCGGTGGGAATGCAAATTTTAATACACAAGAAATTACACTCATTGCTCAGGACAAGGCTAGAGAAAGAGTGAGCGAGAACAATCTGAAAAAATTAAAAGCACAAGAAATAGACAGCATTTATTACAATAAGATGTTACCCGAAATTACCTTTTCTGAAGACCTAACACTTTACAAAGGAAATGAAACCATAATGGCTTTTCATGTACACCATGCCCATACCGATGGAGATGCAATGGTTTATTTTGTAAACAACAATGTACTTCACATGGGAGATACTTATTTTTCAACAGGCTATCCGTTTATAGATTTAAAAAGCGGCGGTAGTGTTAGTGGTTATATAGATGCTCAAAAAAGAGCTTTACTTTTAATTGATGACCAAACTAAAATAATCCCAGGACACGGAAAATCATCGAACAAAAACGAGCTCGAAACCTACGTGATAATGCTGGAGGACATCAAAGAAAACGTCCTTAAAGCCATTGCAAATGGCGCTACACTTGAAGAAGTTGAAACAAATACTGAAATATCTAAGAAATATGACGCTAGCTATGGTGGCGGATTTATAAACCCAGAACGATTAAGAGCTACATTCTACAGTAGTTTAAAATAA
- the gcvH gene encoding glycine cleavage system protein GcvH, whose product MNIPSELKYTKDHEWVKIEGDVATVGITDFAQGELGDIVYVEVETLDETLDKDEVFGTVEAVKTVSDLFLPLTGEIIEFNEALEDAPEDVNSDPYGKGWMIKIKISDASEVAALLSDADYKELIGA is encoded by the coding sequence ATGAATATACCGTCAGAATTAAAGTACACAAAAGATCACGAGTGGGTTAAAATAGAAGGTGATGTTGCAACAGTTGGTATTACCGATTTTGCTCAAGGAGAGTTGGGTGATATTGTGTATGTTGAGGTAGAGACTTTAGATGAGACCCTTGATAAAGATGAAGTTTTTGGTACAGTAGAAGCTGTTAAGACGGTGTCTGATTTATTTTTGCCATTAACTGGTGAGATTATTGAGTTCAATGAAGCGCTAGAAGATGCTCCAGAAGATGTAAATAGTGATCCTTATGGAAAAGGTTGGATGATTAAAATTAAAATAAGTGACGCCTCTGAGGTAGCAGCATTATTAAGTGATGCGGACTATAAGGAATTAATAGGTGCTTAA
- a CDS encoding energy transducer TonB: MKKSNTRTAGSHGNENSSKAYKSANSKGSKQDANLRKNSFIYFQVGLIAAMFLVYFGLEMAFDKFQQKELVQSSGIVETFEMYPELKNFEVEKSEAQSEPVVMVVEPQDLQVVPDDFKVPDTKEFKSEPVRENTSNLKPSDIIVVKPIIDEVFAFVALEDVPVFPGCESVAKSERQTCFEKSMQQHILKNFRYPEAAVETHTQGKVYVMFTIGKDGNIEDLKLKGPAKILEEEAARIISKLPQMKPGMQRLEPVKVSFSIPINFKLQ, from the coding sequence ATGAAAAAAAGTAACACAAGGACTGCAGGTTCTCACGGGAATGAGAACAGCAGTAAAGCGTACAAATCTGCAAACTCCAAAGGGAGTAAACAAGATGCAAATCTACGAAAAAACAGTTTTATCTATTTCCAAGTTGGATTAATAGCTGCAATGTTTCTCGTTTATTTTGGATTAGAAATGGCATTTGATAAGTTTCAACAGAAGGAATTGGTGCAATCCTCTGGTATTGTGGAGACGTTTGAAATGTATCCGGAGTTGAAAAATTTTGAGGTAGAAAAATCAGAAGCACAGTCAGAACCAGTAGTTATGGTAGTAGAGCCTCAGGATTTGCAGGTCGTTCCTGATGATTTTAAGGTTCCAGATACCAAGGAGTTTAAAAGTGAGCCTGTAAGGGAAAATACCTCTAATCTTAAGCCAAGTGATATTATAGTTGTAAAACCTATTATTGATGAGGTTTTTGCATTTGTAGCTTTAGAGGATGTTCCTGTATTTCCAGGATGTGAATCGGTTGCTAAATCTGAAAGACAAACTTGTTTTGAGAAAAGCATGCAGCAGCATATTTTAAAAAATTTCAGGTATCCTGAGGCCGCTGTAGAGACACATACTCAAGGAAAGGTGTATGTAATGTTCACAATTGGTAAAGATGGTAACATTGAAGATTTAAAATTGAAAGGCCCTGCTAAGATTTTAGAGGAAGAAGCGGCTCGTATTATTAGTAAGCTGCCGCAAATGAAACCTGGAATGCAACGTCTGGAGCCAGTGAAAGTTTCATTTAGTATTCCTATCAACTTTAAGTTGCAATAG
- a CDS encoding energy transducer TonB has product MELKKNPKADVGRNSGLYFVAGLALVMLITWQALEYKKYDDVTDYDLSQNIDDMLDEEVPMIEQIKTPPPPPPPAAPEIIEVVEDEADVPETVIKATEANEDTEVAEVAEIEVAEVEEDLDIPFSVIEDVPIFPGCESEKSKGANALRECFQKMMFKHINKNFRYPEISQEMGVQGKVNVMFVIQKDGSIGSVRMRGPDKNLEAEAARIIGKLPKMTPGKQRGRAVRVPFSIPITFKLQ; this is encoded by the coding sequence ATGGAATTAAAAAAGAATCCAAAGGCGGATGTTGGTAGAAATAGTGGTCTGTATTTCGTAGCAGGACTTGCTTTAGTTATGCTTATTACATGGCAAGCTTTGGAGTACAAGAAATACGATGACGTTACAGATTATGACCTTTCTCAGAATATTGATGATATGTTAGATGAGGAGGTTCCTATGATTGAGCAAATAAAAACTCCACCACCACCACCACCACCAGCTGCACCAGAAATTATTGAAGTGGTAGAAGATGAAGCTGATGTTCCAGAAACGGTGATTAAGGCTACTGAAGCAAATGAAGATACTGAAGTTGCAGAGGTTGCGGAAATTGAAGTTGCGGAAGTAGAAGAAGATTTAGATATTCCTTTCTCTGTTATTGAAGATGTTCCAATTTTCCCAGGATGTGAAAGTGAAAAAAGTAAAGGAGCAAATGCTTTAAGAGAGTGTTTTCAAAAGATGATGTTTAAGCATATCAATAAAAACTTTAGATATCCAGAAATTTCTCAAGAAATGGGAGTTCAAGGAAAAGTGAATGTAATGTTCGTTATTCAAAAAGATGGTAGTATTGGTAGTGTTAGAATGCGTGGTCCAGATAAAAACTTAGAGGCTGAAGCAGCAAGAATTATCGGAAAGTTACCAAAAATGACTCCAGGTAAGCAAAGAGGTAGAGCTGTAAGGGTACCTTTTAGTATTCCAATTACATTCAAATTACAATAA
- the cyoE gene encoding heme o synthase has translation MKTAVSSVKEGSQTHIFADFKEITKARLSISVVFSAIAGYFLGAPEIQLYPILLLAFGGYCMVGASNTFNQIIEKDLDALMNRTKDRPIAAGRLSVRTALVIAIVLTVIGIATLYVLNPKTAMFGAISIFLYTSAYTPLKTKTPLAVFVGAIPGAIPFMLGWVAATDEFGVEPGTLFMIQFFWQFPHFWALGWMLDEDYKRGGFKMLPTGKKDRSTVLQIIMYTIWMIVVSVIPVFGITGALKLSIPAAIIIFILGLVMLVYAFGLYKKLDNPSAKKLMLASVSYITLMQVVYVVDKFL, from the coding sequence ATGAAAACGGCAGTAAGCTCGGTAAAAGAAGGGTCTCAGACCCATATTTTTGCTGATTTTAAAGAAATTACTAAAGCAAGGCTTTCTATAAGCGTTGTTTTTTCTGCTATTGCGGGTTATTTTTTAGGTGCTCCAGAAATTCAATTGTATCCAATTTTATTACTTGCTTTTGGTGGGTACTGTATGGTTGGAGCTTCAAACACATTTAATCAGATTATTGAGAAAGATCTTGATGCGCTGATGAATAGGACTAAAGATAGGCCTATTGCCGCAGGAAGACTCTCTGTTCGTACCGCTTTGGTGATCGCTATTGTACTAACCGTTATAGGTATTGCAACATTATATGTTTTAAATCCTAAAACAGCAATGTTCGGGGCTATTTCAATTTTCTTATACACTAGTGCCTATACTCCATTGAAGACAAAAACACCATTAGCTGTTTTTGTGGGTGCAATTCCAGGGGCAATTCCTTTCATGTTAGGTTGGGTTGCAGCAACCGATGAATTTGGCGTAGAACCAGGAACTTTGTTTATGATTCAGTTCTTTTGGCAATTTCCGCATTTTTGGGCCTTAGGGTGGATGCTTGATGAAGATTACAAACGTGGAGGGTTTAAAATGTTACCTACCGGAAAAAAAGATAGAAGTACCGTTTTACAAATAATTATGTATACTATTTGGATGATTGTGGTTTCTGTGATTCCAGTTTTTGGAATAACAGGAGCGTTAAAGCTTTCAATTCCGGCAGCAATTATAATTTTTATTTTAGGATTGGTAATGTTAGTATATGCTTTTGGATTATATAAAAAGCTTGATAATCCTTCTGCAAAAAAATTAATGTTGGCCAGTGTCAGTTATATTACATTGATGCAGGTGGTATATGTAGTAGATAAATTTTTATAA
- a CDS encoding VanZ family protein, whose product MCVTFLSLFSFKEVSTEGLDIPHLDKLVHFTFYFVFTIFGSLSYLEYKDVKIDFKKVALRFCFLAIGYGMIIEILQYVVTTTRNADFLDFLANSFGAICGFIAVKTYYSKRVAQK is encoded by the coding sequence ATGTGTGTAACATTTCTCAGCTTATTTTCATTTAAAGAAGTATCAACGGAGGGGCTAGATATTCCACATCTAGATAAGCTCGTCCATTTTACCTTTTATTTTGTTTTTACAATATTCGGGAGCTTATCTTATTTAGAATATAAAGACGTAAAAATTGATTTTAAAAAAGTAGCATTACGTTTTTGTTTTCTTGCTATTGGGTATGGTATGATTATTGAGATACTTCAATATGTTGTCACAACAACTCGAAATGCAGATTTTTTAGATTTTTTAGCCAATTCTTTTGGCGCAATTTGTGGGTTTATAGCTGTTAAAACCTATTATTCTAAAAGAGTTGCTCAAAAATGA
- a CDS encoding cytochrome c oxidase subunit 3: MDTTVTTGEEQNVWGGGNKPLGASYGKMMMWFFIMSDALTFSAFLIAYGFSRFKFIETWPIADEVFTHVPFFHGNFPMIYVAFMTFILIMSSVTMVLAVDAGHKMQKTKVTWYMFLTIIGGIIFVGSQGWEWATFIKGDHGAIETKGGRILQFVDAKSGERVGIADFSKEIAGERTKHENRSGIWFMSEGTLPTYSVNEVVEGFKEHPNLLVRTELKNEDGHKTVLSREDSLKKLLSASQVVEGANLIHNEYGSRLFADFFFFITGFHGFHVFSGIVINIIIFFNVVLGTYEKRRSYEMVEKVGLYWHFVDLVWVFVFTFFYLV, from the coding sequence ATGGATACTACGGTAACAACGGGTGAGGAACAAAATGTATGGGGTGGTGGTAATAAACCACTAGGTGCGAGTTATGGGAAAATGATGATGTGGTTTTTTATCATGTCAGATGCTTTGACCTTTTCAGCCTTTCTTATAGCATATGGCTTCTCAAGATTTAAATTTATAGAAACTTGGCCAATTGCCGATGAAGTTTTTACACACGTTCCGTTTTTTCATGGCAACTTTCCAATGATTTATGTTGCGTTCATGACTTTTATTTTGATTATGTCATCAGTGACGATGGTATTAGCTGTTGATGCAGGTCATAAAATGCAAAAAACCAAAGTTACTTGGTATATGTTTTTAACCATTATCGGAGGTATTATCTTCGTAGGGTCACAAGGTTGGGAATGGGCTACCTTTATTAAAGGAGATCATGGAGCAATTGAAACAAAAGGAGGTAGAATTTTACAATTTGTAGATGCTAAGTCTGGTGAACGTGTTGGTATTGCAGATTTCTCTAAAGAAATAGCAGGCGAACGTACGAAACATGAAAATAGAAGCGGTATATGGTTTATGAGCGAAGGTACTTTGCCAACATATAGCGTAAATGAAGTTGTAGAAGGTTTTAAAGAACATCCTAATTTATTAGTTCGTACAGAATTGAAAAATGAGGACGGGCATAAAACAGTATTGTCTAGAGAAGATTCTCTAAAGAAATTATTAAGTGCTTCTCAAGTTGTTGAGGGAGCTAACTTAATTCATAACGAATACGGAAGCAGATTGTTTGCAGATTTCTTCTTCTTTATTACTGGATTTCACGGTTTTCACGTTTTCTCAGGAATAGTAATAAATATTATTATCTTCTTTAACGTGGTATTGGGTACGTACGAAAAAAGACGTAGCTATGAGATGGTAGAAAAAGTTGGTTTATACTGGCACTTTGTAGATTTAGTTTGGGTATTCGTATTCACATTTTTCTACTTGGTTTAA
- a CDS encoding cytochrome c oxidase subunit 3 has protein sequence MDLTEGTIAEKTGRAKKMMLWFGIVSLLMTFAGWTSAYIVSSTREDWLTDFQLPTIFIFSTCVLVLSSLTFILAKKAMRGNKSSLCTGFLMATFVLGITFIVLQFRGFSEIVAQGFYFTGESSSVTTSYIYLIAMVHIFHVVAGLITLIVVIVNQLRGKYSPENLLGIELGATFWHFIDLLWVYLMLFFYFYK, from the coding sequence ATGGATTTAACAGAAGGAACAATAGCAGAGAAGACTGGACGAGCAAAAAAAATGATGCTCTGGTTTGGTATTGTTAGTTTACTAATGACCTTTGCAGGTTGGACAAGTGCTTATATTGTAAGCAGCACTAGAGAAGATTGGCTAACAGATTTTCAACTGCCAACTATTTTTATTTTTAGCACCTGTGTATTAGTGCTAAGTAGTTTAACTTTCATTCTAGCGAAGAAAGCAATGCGAGGAAATAAATCTTCTTTGTGTACAGGTTTCTTAATGGCAACTTTTGTATTAGGAATTACTTTTATTGTCTTGCAGTTTAGAGGTTTTTCAGAAATTGTAGCGCAAGGATTTTATTTTACAGGAGAATCTAGTAGTGTAACAACTTCGTATATTTACCTGATCGCTATGGTGCATATTTTTCATGTTGTTGCAGGGTTAATTACATTAATAGTGGTGATTGTAAATCAACTTAGGGGGAAATATTCACCTGAAAATCTCTTAGGGATAGAGTTAGGTGCAACGTTTTGGCACTTTATAGATTTACTTTGGGTGTATTTAATGCTGTTTTTTTACTTTTATAAGTAA
- a CDS encoding cytochrome C oxidase subunit IV family protein, which yields MAQEHKLEIFRGLVKFKSNISKIWGVLIFLSLITSIEVVLGIIRPSALVETSVLGMHLLNWIFIILTLVKAYYIAWDFMHLRDEKPALRRTIVWTPIFLVSYLMFILLFEGSYIHEVYKEGFVKWNF from the coding sequence ATGGCACAGGAACATAAATTAGAAATATTCAGAGGGTTAGTTAAGTTCAAATCTAATATTAGTAAAATCTGGGGAGTACTTATATTTTTATCTTTAATTACATCCATTGAAGTTGTTTTAGGGATAATTAGGCCATCTGCTTTAGTGGAAACCTCGGTTTTAGGGATGCACTTATTGAACTGGATTTTTATCATTCTAACATTAGTTAAAGCATATTATATTGCTTGGGATTTTATGCACCTTCGTGATGAGAAACCAGCATTGAGAAGAACAATAGTTTGGACACCAATATTTTTGGTGAGTTATTTAATGTTCATTTTATTGTTTGAGGGTAGTTATATTCATGAAGTATATAAAGAGGGATTCGTAAAGTGGAATTTCTAA